In Candidatus Nanoarchaeia archaeon, the following proteins share a genomic window:
- a CDS encoding 30S ribosomal protein S17e — MGRIKTQLVKRMSNKTIESHKDELSKEFNANKKLVDQYIEGPSKKIRNGIAGYITRLMKKEA, encoded by the coding sequence ATGGGCAGAATCAAGACACAGCTCGTCAAGCGGATGAGCAATAAGACTATAGAAAGCCATAAGGACGAGCTGAGCAAGGAATTTAATGCTAATAAAAAGCTTGTCGACCAATACATAGAGGGCCCAAGCAAGAAGATTCGGAATGGAATTGCAGGATATATTACGCGCTTGATGAAAAAAGAAGCATGA
- the proS gene encoding proline--tRNA ligase: MVEKAIGITAPKSRLDEWYPQAIVKAEIADYSPVKGCMVIRPHGYGMWEHIQQYFDGRIKKLGVKNAYFPLFIPESFFKKEAQHAEGFAPEVAWIANSEEGERLAIRPTSETIMYDMYSRWIRSYRDLPLRINQWANVVRWETKATKLFLRTREFLWQEGHCVYETDEECAKETRLYLEEYQKLCEEVLGVAVIAGRKTEHEKFAGAKYTLSVEAFMPDGKGLQMATSHHLGQNFAKAFGISYLGKDEEAHLPYQNSWGISTRTIGAVIMEHGDDKGVVIPPAIAPIHCVVIPILFGKHDEAILQKAKDIQKKLKWLQVELDDRKGYTPGWKYNEWEMKGVPLRIEIGPKDIEKNCVVVIRRDTGEKQDVACKDIVSYVKACLEDIQKSMLRKSKERMAKSIVHPQNWEEVVKALDERKLVLGLFCGKIECEAGIKEKTGATSRNIPFDQKGQAGKCLHCGKETSTEIYFSKGY; the protein is encoded by the coding sequence ATGGTTGAGAAAGCCATAGGCATCACTGCCCCAAAGTCCAGGCTTGACGAATGGTATCCCCAAGCAATCGTCAAGGCCGAGATTGCCGATTATTCCCCTGTAAAGGGGTGTATGGTGATCAGGCCGCACGGGTATGGGATGTGGGAACATATTCAGCAGTATTTTGACGGGCGGATAAAGAAGCTAGGAGTGAAAAACGCCTATTTCCCCCTGTTCATACCGGAATCCTTCTTCAAGAAAGAAGCACAGCATGCAGAGGGGTTTGCGCCTGAGGTTGCCTGGATTGCGAACAGTGAAGAAGGTGAACGCCTTGCCATACGTCCAACCTCAGAAACAATCATGTATGATATGTATTCAAGATGGATTCGGAGCTATAGGGATCTTCCCCTCAGAATCAACCAGTGGGCAAATGTTGTAAGATGGGAGACCAAAGCCACAAAATTATTTCTGCGGACCAGGGAGTTCCTCTGGCAGGAAGGCCATTGCGTGTATGAGACTGATGAAGAATGCGCAAAAGAGACCCGGCTCTATCTTGAGGAATATCAAAAGCTGTGCGAAGAAGTACTTGGAGTGGCTGTGATTGCCGGCAGAAAGACTGAGCATGAGAAGTTTGCAGGAGCAAAGTACACGCTGTCTGTAGAAGCCTTCATGCCTGACGGTAAAGGGCTGCAGATGGCTACTTCACACCACCTCGGACAGAACTTTGCAAAAGCCTTCGGCATATCCTATTTGGGAAAAGATGAGGAGGCTCATCTTCCTTACCAGAATTCCTGGGGGATCTCAACAAGGACTATTGGGGCAGTTATTATGGAGCATGGCGATGATAAGGGGGTCGTAATCCCCCCAGCAATTGCTCCCATCCATTGCGTGGTTATCCCGATCCTGTTTGGCAAGCATGATGAGGCAATTCTGCAAAAAGCAAAAGACATTCAGAAAAAGCTCAAGTGGCTTCAGGTTGAGCTTGATGACCGGAAAGGGTATACCCCGGGATGGAAATATAATGAATGGGAGATGAAAGGTGTCCCTCTTAGAATTGAGATTGGGCCGAAGGATATTGAGAAAAACTGTGTTGTTGTCATCCGCCGCGATACTGGAGAAAAACAGGATGTTGCCTGCAAGGACATTGTCTCTTATGTTAAAGCCTGCCTTGAGGATATCCAGAAATCTATGCTCAGGAAATCAAAAGAAAGGATGGCAAAGAGCATTGTTCACCCACAGAATTGGGAGGAAGTTGTGAAGGCATTGGATGAAAGGAAACTGGTGCTTGGCCTCTTCTGCGGCAAGATCGAATGCGAGGCAGGGATCAAGGAGAAGACCGGAGCCACATCCAGGAACATCCCGTTTGACCAGAAAGGCCAGGCAGGGAAATGCCTGCACTGCGGGAAAGAGACTTCTACTGAGATTTATTTCAGCAAGGGGTATTAG
- a CDS encoding ATP-binding protein — translation MAFIRFSWEPDPLEEPLFTLRLGRENWQVKMPSFKPQFRKKIDSELVLDWISELGFKQNPFETGVMLPASEYIADCAREKEKINLFLVNKYRFGKITGEEGSGKTILLMWLSEQLQGYGSKLMSVFIDARQIGQDSLLDVLFEKATGFKRKAVDSGEEKKKAIKDRLKGKRLVVLIDNLEYLSKGNMSMAESLLESMDIQIIATSVGNAGSIDEKDSLRLKIGSLDPEAMKEMVEKRVRGCGGTGLTPFSERQLDRIYKAGAKNPRQLLKICNKKAIELAVKRMKEPYAEADEPETEQPRKGGSYSITEVRRNSDEDVVIRGTGEKARKDYVIKKVK, via the coding sequence ATGGCATTTATCCGCTTTTCTTGGGAGCCTGACCCTCTTGAAGAGCCTCTGTTCACCCTGCGCCTGGGAAGAGAGAATTGGCAGGTTAAGATGCCTTCATTCAAGCCGCAGTTTAGGAAAAAGATAGACAGCGAGCTGGTCCTGGATTGGATCAGTGAGTTGGGATTCAAGCAGAACCCCTTTGAAACAGGCGTCATGCTGCCTGCCTCAGAATATATCGCAGATTGTGCAAGGGAAAAAGAGAAGATCAACCTGTTCCTCGTGAACAAGTACCGCTTTGGCAAGATCACGGGAGAAGAAGGATCAGGGAAAACAATACTGCTGATGTGGCTGTCAGAGCAGTTGCAGGGATATGGATCAAAGCTCATGTCCGTGTTTATTGATGCCAGACAGATCGGGCAAGACTCGCTCCTTGATGTCCTCTTCGAGAAGGCAACCGGCTTCAAGCGGAAAGCCGTTGACTCTGGTGAAGAGAAAAAGAAGGCGATCAAGGATCGGCTGAAAGGAAAGCGCCTTGTGGTGCTGATTGACAACCTGGAATACCTGTCAAAAGGAAACATGAGCATGGCAGAATCACTCTTAGAAAGCATGGATATTCAAATCATTGCAACAAGTGTAGGGAATGCCGGCAGCATTGATGAGAAGGACAGCCTCCGCCTGAAGATCGGAAGCCTGGATCCTGAGGCAATGAAAGAAATGGTTGAAAAGCGCGTCAGAGGGTGTGGAGGCACAGGATTAACTCCATTCAGCGAGAGGCAGCTTGACAGGATCTATAAGGCAGGAGCAAAGAACCCAAGACAGCTCCTCAAGATCTGCAACAAAAAAGCAATCGAATTGGCAGTGAAGCGCATGAAGGAGCCGTACGCAGAGGCTGACGAGCCTGAAACTGAGCAGCCCCGCAAAGGAGGCTCATACAGTATTACTGAAGTGAGGAGGAACAGCGACGAAGATGTTGTGATTCGCGGAACCGGAGAGAAAGCCAGGAAAGACTATGTGATCAAGAAGGTGAAGTAG
- a CDS encoding DUF99 family protein: MKPEIRILGIDDSPFDKFSQKRILVIGTVFRGGTVLDGVMSTTVAVDGTDATKKLIEMINKSKFKPQLRCVILDGIALGGFNVIDIHALHKKTKIPVMVVIRKYPDLLKIKTILTKLKKEKAVTLIEKAGAIHKAGNIYIQIKGMTLKAAEETLKITCTRSYLPEPIRAAHIIAAGVVKGESKGRA; encoded by the coding sequence ATGAAGCCTGAAATCCGCATCCTCGGCATCGATGACTCTCCGTTTGACAAATTCAGCCAGAAACGGATCCTGGTGATAGGAACTGTGTTCAGAGGAGGCACGGTTTTGGACGGCGTCATGTCAACAACTGTGGCCGTTGATGGAACTGATGCAACAAAGAAACTCATCGAAATGATCAATAAATCAAAATTCAAGCCTCAGCTGCGTTGCGTCATCCTTGATGGGATTGCATTAGGCGGCTTTAATGTTATAGATATCCACGCACTGCATAAAAAAACAAAAATCCCAGTCATGGTTGTTATCCGTAAATACCCCGACCTTCTAAAGATAAAGACAATCTTAACAAAACTCAAAAAAGAGAAAGCCGTAACACTCATCGAGAAGGCAGGCGCAATCCATAAGGCCGGCAATATCTATATCCAGATCAAAGGCATGACCCTCAAAGCAGCAGAAGAGACCCTCAAAATAACCTGCACCCGCTCCTACCTTCCGGAGCCAATTAGAGCAGCCCACATCATCGCAGCAGGGGTTGTGAAAGGAGAAAGCAAGGGAAGGGCTTAA
- the albA gene encoding DNA-binding protein Alba encodes MSDNAVFIGNKPLMNYVTGVVMQFTAKNASQVIVKARGKFISRAVDVAEVASKRFLENQIAVNSIQINSEGFQNREGRDVRVSTIEITLGRR; translated from the coding sequence ATGAGCGACAACGCAGTCTTTATTGGAAACAAGCCACTCATGAACTATGTCACAGGTGTTGTGATGCAGTTCACCGCGAAAAACGCTTCTCAGGTCATTGTCAAGGCAAGAGGCAAGTTCATCAGCCGCGCTGTTGATGTTGCCGAGGTTGCCTCAAAGCGGTTTTTGGAGAACCAGATCGCAGTCAATAGCATCCAGATTAATTCTGAAGGCTTCCAGAACAGGGAAGGAAGGGATGTCCGGGTTTCTACGATTGAGATAACCCTTGGCAGGCGTTAA
- a CDS encoding FAD-dependent oxidoreductase, with the protein MPKDIPDIKPGKPKEKTLYEVIIIGGGCAGLAAAMYSGRFQLKILLVAENLGGVITLTTDVENYPGFPSVTGLELAGALEKHMRNYPLDYADENATRIERKKDGSFKVATASGAYWGKTIIFVTGSEWKKLNVPGEKEFTNKGVHYCALCDGAFYKNKVIGVVGGADSSAKEALLLTQWAKKVYIIYRGEEIHPEPINMKRVEQNRKITVINNTNVVEIKGKEKLAHVVFDKPYKGSKEFKLDGLFVEIGHIPLSRLAKEIGVRLNAKGEIIIDRLASTNIEGFYAAGDVGDSEFKQAITGVAEAVNASYSANEYISKRTTPYTEYKKG; encoded by the coding sequence ATGCCAAAAGACATACCTGACATCAAGCCCGGAAAGCCGAAAGAAAAGACGCTTTATGAGGTTATTATTATCGGCGGAGGCTGTGCTGGGCTTGCGGCTGCGATGTACTCAGGGAGGTTCCAGCTCAAGATCCTCCTTGTTGCAGAAAATCTCGGAGGAGTGATCACCTTAACGACTGATGTAGAAAACTACCCGGGGTTTCCAAGCGTAACAGGCCTCGAGTTAGCAGGAGCACTGGAAAAGCATATGCGGAACTACCCCCTTGACTATGCTGATGAGAACGCAACAAGGATTGAGAGGAAGAAAGATGGAAGCTTCAAGGTGGCCACAGCAAGTGGGGCATACTGGGGAAAAACCATCATTTTTGTGACAGGAAGTGAATGGAAAAAACTAAATGTTCCAGGAGAGAAAGAATTCACAAACAAAGGTGTGCATTACTGCGCACTCTGTGACGGAGCATTTTACAAGAATAAAGTTATTGGTGTTGTCGGAGGGGCTGACAGCTCTGCAAAAGAGGCTTTATTGCTTACCCAATGGGCGAAAAAAGTGTATATCATTTATCGCGGCGAAGAAATCCATCCTGAGCCCATCAATATGAAGCGGGTGGAACAGAACAGGAAAATCACAGTCATCAATAACACAAATGTTGTAGAGATCAAAGGAAAGGAAAAACTGGCTCATGTTGTTTTTGACAAGCCTTACAAAGGATCAAAGGAATTCAAGCTTGACGGCCTCTTTGTTGAGATCGGCCATATCCCCTTAAGCCGGCTTGCGAAAGAGATCGGAGTCAGGTTGAATGCAAAAGGAGAGATCATCATTGATCGGCTCGCATCAACAAATATTGAAGGCTTCTATGCAGCAGGAGATGTTGGTGATTCTGAGTTCAAGCAGGCCATAACAGGAGTTGCTGAGGCAGTAAATGCCAGCTACTCTGCAAATGAGTATATCAGCAAGAGGACAACGCCATATACGGAATACAAGAAAGGCTGA